The following coding sequences lie in one Candidatus Nitrospira allomarina genomic window:
- a CDS encoding tetratricopeptide repeat protein, giving the protein MREGAANSNDLTRLLRMAGLYLDLGYGVYVDREQKLAAFQEGARLAQKAFGLRESSADAHFLYAANLGSAAELEGLVSAALTIQKLKKHVNRVLELDPNNVQAHHMLGRMYEELPWVLGGDQNVAGEHLKKAVSLDSRYAPAGLDLAKWYLKHGQNLEAVKELNRVVNTPPLKKRWIWERIHRPEAQALLQQALGQVDVDRSTAHP; this is encoded by the coding sequence GTGAGGGAGGGAGCAGCTAATTCAAACGATCTTACGCGCTTGCTTCGGATGGCCGGTTTGTATTTGGATCTAGGGTACGGGGTATACGTTGATCGGGAGCAGAAGTTGGCAGCTTTCCAGGAAGGAGCCCGTCTCGCTCAAAAAGCCTTTGGTCTTCGTGAGTCTTCTGCCGATGCCCATTTTTTGTATGCCGCCAATCTTGGGAGTGCGGCGGAGTTGGAGGGTTTGGTTTCGGCGGCATTGACGATTCAGAAGTTAAAGAAGCATGTGAATCGGGTTTTGGAACTTGATCCAAACAATGTTCAGGCTCACCATATGTTAGGACGGATGTATGAGGAGTTACCCTGGGTGTTAGGAGGCGATCAGAACGTAGCTGGAGAGCATTTGAAAAAAGCGGTTTCTCTCGATAGCCGGTATGCACCGGCAGGGTTGGATCTTGCGAAATGGTACCTGAAACACGGACAAAATTTGGAGGCAGTGAAGGAGCTAAACCGGGTTGTAAATACCCCCCCTCTTAAAAAGCGATGGATATGGGAACGGATTCATCGACCGGAAGCTCAAGCCCTGCTCCAGCAGGCCCTAGGCCAGGTGGATGTTGACCGTTCCACTGCTCATCCCTGA
- a CDS encoding MlaC/ttg2D family ABC transporter substrate-binding protein produces MTVAWGGGTPTGAVKETVDQVFVVLRDQALKDPSRETERRAKLEEIIGKRFDYGEMAKRTLASQWKGLSTEQQQEFVTLFQQFLANSYVGNVDGYSGEEVEYLKEREKGEFAEVQTKVVSPKVQIPLDYRLLQKNGEWWVYDVVIDGVSLMKNYRGQFSRIINSSSFEALLEKLRSKADLGTSS; encoded by the coding sequence ATGACTGTCGCATGGGGAGGAGGTACTCCAACGGGGGCAGTTAAGGAAACCGTTGATCAGGTTTTTGTGGTGCTGAGGGATCAAGCGTTGAAGGATCCTTCGAGAGAGACGGAACGGCGAGCCAAGCTGGAAGAAATCATCGGAAAGCGGTTTGATTATGGCGAAATGGCCAAGCGTACCCTGGCTTCTCAGTGGAAGGGATTAAGTACAGAGCAACAACAAGAATTTGTGACTTTATTTCAACAGTTTTTGGCAAATTCCTATGTCGGCAATGTAGACGGATATTCGGGGGAAGAAGTGGAGTACCTCAAAGAGCGCGAAAAAGGAGAATTCGCTGAAGTTCAGACTAAAGTGGTGTCTCCGAAAGTGCAAATACCCTTGGACTATCGTCTGTTGCAAAAAAATGGAGAGTGGTGGGTGTATGACGTAGTGATTGATGGAGTAAGTTTGATGAAAAATTACCGTGGGCAATTTTCCCGTATTATTAACTCCTCATCGTTTGAAGCTCTTCTCGAGAAGCTTCGTTCAAAAGCCGACCTGGGGACTTCGTCCTAA
- a CDS encoding phosphorylase family protein: MTATHVEFNAVGRTLPRVCSANLPGYAGLESQGASTHVLLVKTGIGPGKAERVTRQILESEAWDVVISTGFAGALNSSPIGSLVVGQEVLLGQSTEMFSDSDLQRIVCHPEWVKAALRVPLTDGCLLQVGRFVTTDRVLTQATQKRILGERTGAMAVDMESGAIGEVAKQFGFPFLIIRAISDGINEDLPVDFNMFLKPFGWVGGIGQVLSSPRCWKGFFRLYRHSRQAGIQLSSFFENFFPIVSAQTFSMAINKSGAEIP; this comes from the coding sequence TTGACTGCAACCCATGTAGAGTTTAACGCTGTTGGCCGGACTCTTCCCCGTGTGTGCTCTGCCAATCTCCCAGGGTATGCTGGCTTAGAGAGTCAGGGCGCTTCAACCCATGTCTTATTAGTGAAGACGGGAATAGGTCCAGGAAAGGCTGAAAGGGTTACCCGGCAAATTTTAGAGAGCGAAGCATGGGATGTCGTCATTTCTACCGGTTTTGCCGGTGCTCTCAATTCTTCCCCAATCGGATCGCTGGTGGTCGGGCAAGAGGTTCTCTTGGGGCAGTCTACAGAGATGTTCTCTGATTCTGATCTGCAACGAATTGTGTGTCATCCTGAGTGGGTCAAGGCGGCATTAAGGGTCCCATTGACGGATGGGTGCCTTCTTCAAGTTGGTCGGTTTGTAACGACGGATCGAGTGCTGACACAGGCTACACAAAAACGTATTCTGGGGGAACGGACCGGAGCGATGGCTGTAGATATGGAGAGTGGAGCGATAGGCGAAGTGGCGAAGCAGTTTGGTTTCCCTTTTTTGATTATTCGTGCGATATCTGATGGTATTAACGAGGATTTACCGGTAGACTTCAATATGTTTCTCAAGCCATTTGGGTGGGTTGGGGGTATAGGACAGGTCCTATCCTCACCTCGATGTTGGAAGGGATTTTTTCGTTTGTATCGGCATTCGAGGCAGGCCGGAATCCAACTTTCTAGTTTTTTTGAAAATTTTTTCCCGATTGTTTCAGCTCAAACTTTCTCCATGGCCATCAATAAATCTGGCGCAGAAATTCCATGA
- a CDS encoding MlaE family ABC transporter permease has protein sequence MILLQQIGKRTLFLIEEMGAMFVFLIRTFGWLFRPPVRIAQIIKQMHFVGFKSSFVVILTALFTGMVLALQGYYSLRKFGSEGLLGSAVAISMIRELGPVLASLMVTARAGSAMTAEIGIMRITEQIDALETMAINSLQYLITPKVVASLISVPLLVAMFDVVGIWGGYLVGVKLLGVSGGSYWSSIESAVEWKDVYGGILKSISFGLIISWVCCYKGYYTRMSAEGLGKATTESVVLAAVLILVWDYFLTSVLM, from the coding sequence ATGATATTATTGCAACAAATTGGGAAACGGACTCTTTTCTTGATAGAAGAAATGGGGGCCATGTTTGTGTTTTTGATACGGACGTTTGGATGGTTGTTCCGACCACCGGTGAGAATCGCTCAAATTATCAAGCAAATGCATTTTGTGGGATTCAAGTCTTCTTTTGTTGTGATTCTGACGGCGTTATTTACCGGAATGGTGTTAGCGCTTCAAGGGTACTATTCCCTGAGGAAGTTTGGTTCTGAAGGTTTGCTAGGGTCTGCGGTGGCGATAAGTATGATCCGTGAGCTAGGTCCGGTATTAGCGTCATTGATGGTGACGGCTCGCGCGGGATCAGCCATGACCGCAGAAATTGGAATTATGCGTATTACCGAGCAAATTGACGCATTGGAGACTATGGCAATCAATTCCTTGCAGTATTTGATTACTCCCAAGGTTGTTGCGTCGCTTATTTCGGTGCCCTTGTTGGTTGCTATGTTTGACGTGGTGGGAATATGGGGAGGGTATCTGGTTGGGGTCAAGTTGCTCGGAGTCAGCGGGGGATCCTATTGGAGTTCAATCGAATCAGCGGTGGAATGGAAAGATGTTTATGGGGGGATCTTAAAGTCGATTAGTTTTGGCCTGATTATCAGCTGGGTCTGCTGCTATAAAGGGTATTACACGAGAATGAGTGCCGAGGGTTTAGGGAAAGCTACCACTGAATCTGTGGTCTTGGCGGCAGTTCTTATTTTGGTGTGGGACTATTTTTTAACCTCCGTCCTTATGTAA
- the ispG gene encoding flavodoxin-dependent (E)-4-hydroxy-3-methylbut-2-enyl-diphosphate synthase → MYISRRKTKQIQVGSVKVGGDAPITVQSMTIPHPRDVAGTLEQIHLLEKAGCELIRVAVPDMEAADALPKIKSQMTVPLIADIHFDHRLALKAAKVVDCVRINPGNIGPWWKTEEVIQAVNDYGIPLRIGVNGGSLEKHLLEKYGYPTAEALAESALNAVHALEDVGFTNMKVSLKASDVHMAIDAYWLFAQQANYPLHIGITEAGTAMTGAVKSAIGLGWLLSQGIGDTLRVSLAADPVEEVKVGFEILKSLELRHRGVNVIACPTCGRVEIDVVKMANELEHRLGHITTPITVSVLGCVVNGIGEGKEADIGIAGGQGVGILFKKGKLYKRVPSEDLLHTLIEEVELMAKEQGGQDSSVNGHETPDAGSIHQSPMEDLSLSPIRSVSRELPVLPRQ, encoded by the coding sequence GTGTATATTTCTCGACGAAAAACCAAACAAATCCAGGTTGGATCGGTCAAAGTTGGTGGGGATGCCCCCATAACGGTCCAGTCTATGACGATTCCTCATCCGAGGGACGTTGCTGGGACTCTGGAGCAGATTCACCTATTAGAGAAAGCTGGATGTGAATTAATTAGGGTAGCCGTACCCGATATGGAAGCCGCTGATGCGCTTCCCAAAATTAAATCACAAATGACGGTACCCTTGATCGCAGATATCCATTTTGACCATCGTCTTGCACTCAAAGCCGCCAAAGTTGTGGATTGCGTCCGTATTAATCCAGGGAATATTGGGCCATGGTGGAAAACCGAAGAAGTGATTCAGGCTGTCAATGACTATGGCATTCCACTCAGAATTGGCGTGAATGGCGGTTCCTTGGAGAAGCATCTTCTTGAAAAATACGGCTACCCCACGGCTGAAGCACTTGCGGAATCGGCATTGAACGCGGTTCATGCGTTGGAGGATGTTGGGTTTACGAATATGAAGGTGTCCCTGAAGGCCTCTGACGTGCACATGGCGATTGATGCCTATTGGTTGTTTGCCCAGCAAGCCAATTACCCATTGCATATCGGCATTACCGAAGCAGGAACTGCGATGACAGGTGCGGTGAAATCTGCTATTGGGTTAGGTTGGCTGCTTTCTCAGGGCATCGGCGACACCCTTCGGGTCTCTTTAGCGGCCGATCCGGTAGAAGAAGTCAAAGTCGGATTTGAAATTCTGAAATCGCTGGAGCTTCGTCATCGTGGTGTCAATGTGATTGCTTGTCCAACATGTGGGCGAGTGGAAATTGATGTGGTGAAAATGGCTAACGAATTAGAGCATCGACTGGGACATATCACCACCCCAATCACTGTATCCGTCTTGGGTTGTGTAGTGAATGGAATTGGTGAAGGGAAAGAAGCTGATATTGGAATTGCCGGAGGTCAAGGCGTAGGAATTCTTTTTAAAAAAGGGAAATTATATAAACGTGTGCCATCTGAAGACCTTCTTCATACTTTGATTGAAGAAGTGGAGTTGATGGCCAAAGAGCAGGGTGGTCAGGATTCGAGCGTCAATGGTCATGAGACGCCCGATGCCGGCTCCATTCATCAATCCCCAATGGAAGATCTTTCCTTAAGCCCGATACGATCTGTCTCCAGAGAACTTCCCGTGTTGCCTCGTCAGTAA
- a CDS encoding ABC transporter ATP-binding protein has product MVIKLEGVEKTLGGQSVLKGITLDIPKGKITTIIGPSGEGKSVMLKHIIGLIRPDRGRVIIDGTDLTQINDQELNDIRKKFAMLFQSAALFDSMTVFDNVAFPLREKRMMTEQEICRWVPEMLERVGLDKMGHKFPAELSGGMKKRAGLARALVMGPEIILFDEPTTGLDPLMAHAIHNLILAMHKTFGFTGVMVSHEIPEIFPISDWVAMLKNGKIIAMCPSNEFQQTADPVVREFISVNNGINLAPV; this is encoded by the coding sequence ATGGTCATTAAGCTGGAAGGGGTGGAAAAGACCTTAGGAGGACAATCTGTGCTCAAAGGGATCACTCTCGATATTCCTAAAGGTAAAATTACGACGATTATCGGTCCGAGCGGTGAGGGCAAAAGTGTGATGCTTAAGCACATCATTGGGTTGATTCGCCCGGATCGAGGCCGAGTCATTATTGATGGAACGGACCTTACGCAAATTAATGACCAAGAATTGAATGACATACGCAAAAAATTTGCTATGTTGTTTCAATCGGCTGCCTTGTTTGATTCTATGACTGTATTTGATAATGTCGCTTTTCCCTTGCGAGAAAAACGCATGATGACTGAACAGGAAATTTGTCGATGGGTACCAGAGATGCTGGAGAGGGTAGGGTTGGACAAGATGGGCCATAAATTTCCTGCAGAACTGAGCGGAGGAATGAAGAAACGTGCAGGATTAGCCAGGGCGCTGGTGATGGGGCCGGAGATTATATTATTTGATGAACCGACGACGGGGTTGGACCCGTTGATGGCCCATGCCATCCATAACCTCATTTTGGCTATGCATAAAACCTTTGGCTTTACCGGTGTGATGGTGAGCCATGAAATCCCAGAGATCTTCCCTATCTCGGATTGGGTTGCTATGTTAAAGAATGGAAAGATTATTGCTATGTGTCCTTCAAATGAATTTCAGCAGACTGCCGATCCTGTGGTGCGTGAGTTTATTTCGGTCAATAATGGTATTAATCTCGCTCCAGTCTGA
- a CDS encoding BamA/TamA family outer membrane protein, with protein MISFRSWGLVLVCLALGGVILQSSKVLAENSFFVVPAFSTSKNDGQDFGLIAPSLNSDAEGNLRSLFAPMLIHNSFLGVRGTLNYFHYWSGGRQMETVGSYTEEIERKLKFRYQDPGFIEGLFFVDVGAQFFKNATKRFYGLGQTTPKSNESNYTGREIHIHWNFGIHLNDVTRLSVNQRFRNVEIQPGGVDDEPYTKDRFPRDPGIKGATILAHRLVFQYDSRDNLNTPTAGTRVEAFGELAQNFDFGKEEDLLYFRSGFDIRHLIPSPSKRYIFVARAMLQLSFGDGIPFYEQSSLGGEDNLRGYGKDRFIDKHMVAFNVEERIHLFGMKMFNVSIECELTPFVDMGRTYKDFKFRQFHDWEVTPGVGFRAIVRPNVMARVDWGYSREGGAVFAGLNYPF; from the coding sequence GTGATATCGTTTCGTTCGTGGGGCCTGGTATTGGTGTGCCTGGCCTTAGGCGGCGTTATCCTTCAATCTTCTAAAGTCCTCGCCGAAAATTCTTTTTTTGTGGTTCCTGCGTTTTCTACCTCCAAAAATGATGGACAAGACTTTGGGTTGATTGCCCCGTCATTGAATTCGGATGCGGAAGGTAACCTTCGTTCTCTCTTTGCTCCCATGTTGATTCACAATTCATTTTTAGGAGTCCGGGGAACCTTGAACTATTTTCATTATTGGTCTGGTGGGAGGCAAATGGAGACAGTCGGTTCGTATACAGAGGAAATTGAACGAAAGCTGAAGTTTCGTTACCAGGATCCTGGGTTTATCGAAGGGCTGTTCTTTGTGGATGTTGGAGCACAGTTTTTCAAAAATGCGACCAAGCGGTTTTATGGTTTAGGACAAACCACTCCCAAAAGTAATGAATCAAACTATACGGGGCGTGAAATTCACATTCATTGGAACTTTGGTATCCATTTGAATGATGTGACGCGATTATCCGTTAACCAAAGATTTCGAAATGTTGAAATTCAACCGGGAGGTGTAGATGACGAGCCATATACTAAGGATCGTTTCCCGCGGGATCCGGGGATAAAAGGTGCGACGATTTTAGCCCACCGTCTGGTGTTTCAATATGATTCCAGAGATAACCTCAATACCCCGACCGCGGGCACCCGAGTCGAAGCATTCGGGGAATTGGCGCAGAACTTTGATTTTGGGAAAGAAGAGGATCTGTTGTATTTTCGTTCAGGGTTTGATATCAGGCACCTGATACCGAGTCCCTCCAAACGGTATATTTTTGTGGCCCGAGCGATGCTGCAATTAAGTTTTGGCGATGGGATCCCCTTTTACGAACAAAGTTCCTTGGGAGGAGAAGACAACCTGAGAGGATATGGGAAGGATCGGTTTATTGATAAACATATGGTGGCATTTAATGTGGAGGAACGTATACATCTATTTGGGATGAAGATGTTCAATGTCAGTATAGAATGTGAATTAACGCCATTTGTGGATATGGGGAGAACCTATAAGGATTTTAAATTTCGTCAATTTCATGATTGGGAAGTTACACCTGGAGTAGGCTTCCGAGCCATTGTCCGTCCCAATGTCATGGCCCGGGTGGATTGGGGGTACAGTAGGGAAGGTGGAGCAGTCTTTGCTGGCCTCAACTATCCTTTTTGA
- the hpnH gene encoding adenosyl-hopene transferase HpnH, whose product MSVPVSQMYTVAHYALSKHLRGVKRYPLVLMLEPLFRCNLECAGCGKIQYPDHILNRRLTPEQCWAAAEECGAPIVSIPGGEPLIHPEMPAIAEGLVKRKKYVYLCTNAILLERKLQDYTPSKYLTFSIHMDGLKEEHDHAVCRDGVYDVAVKAIKAALAKGFRVTTNTTLFNDAAPARVRRFFDEMMELGVEGMMISPGYSYEKAPDQHSFLSRERTHSLFAQLLAQRKRAWQFNQSPLFLEFLMGKREYECTPWGNPTYNIFGWQRPCYLLQDGYVSTFRELMEETEWERYGTGRHEQCRDCMVHCGYEASAVKDTFSSWSGFFGTVRATLFPNAV is encoded by the coding sequence ATGTCGGTACCTGTATCTCAAATGTATACCGTAGCTCATTATGCCCTCTCAAAGCACTTACGGGGTGTGAAGCGATACCCTCTTGTGCTCATGTTAGAGCCGCTCTTTCGGTGTAACCTGGAATGTGCAGGGTGTGGAAAAATCCAGTACCCGGATCATATTTTGAATCGGAGACTGACGCCTGAGCAATGTTGGGCTGCTGCTGAGGAATGTGGTGCACCAATTGTGAGTATTCCTGGAGGAGAGCCCCTGATTCATCCTGAAATGCCAGCCATTGCCGAAGGGCTTGTGAAGCGAAAGAAATATGTTTACCTCTGTACAAATGCCATTCTGCTTGAACGAAAATTACAGGACTATACTCCCTCGAAATACCTTACATTTAGCATCCATATGGATGGTCTCAAGGAAGAGCATGACCATGCCGTTTGTCGAGATGGCGTCTATGACGTTGCCGTGAAAGCCATTAAGGCTGCTTTAGCCAAAGGTTTTCGGGTGACGACCAATACGACATTATTTAATGATGCGGCGCCTGCTCGTGTCAGGCGATTTTTTGATGAAATGATGGAGTTGGGTGTGGAAGGCATGATGATTTCTCCTGGGTATAGTTATGAAAAGGCTCCAGATCAGCATAGTTTTTTAAGCCGTGAACGGACGCATTCGTTATTTGCGCAATTGCTGGCCCAACGTAAACGTGCGTGGCAGTTCAACCAATCTCCGTTATTTCTTGAATTCCTGATGGGAAAACGGGAGTATGAGTGCACCCCTTGGGGGAATCCCACGTACAACATTTTTGGATGGCAGCGCCCCTGTTATTTATTGCAGGATGGGTACGTATCCACTTTTCGAGAATTAATGGAAGAAACGGAGTGGGAGCGTTATGGGACGGGACGACATGAACAATGCCGGGATTGTATGGTGCATTGTGGGTATGAAGCTTCTGCCGTGAAAGATACCTTCAGCTCATGGAGTGGGTTTTTTGGGACGGTCAGGGCGACCCTGTTTCCCAATGCTGTGTGA
- the shc gene encoding squalene--hopene cyclase — protein sequence MKLLKQFLVRLSGNIFETLNPKLGPYRVKQKPPPLKLVSHNLHPEVSQDRTLQRTANLGHMSALESALQKGEDWLLNMQDPEQGFWVEELEADTTLTSEYVMLRRFLDVVDLDRERKAIRYLLHTHLEDGGWPIFFGGPADISASVKAYFALKLAGVSPDEPVMQRARSFILGKGGVVQANVFTKITLALFGQYDWRGIPCMPPEIFLAPQWFYFNLYAVSYWSRAVIIPLLIIFAHRPMCTISKEQGIDELFLQPRQEVDYAHVPPLHRDSTLISWRNFFVWVDGLLRLYEAYHIKALRKKALSSVQSWMLEHMGGEGGLGAIYPAMAYSVFALRALGYSTDHPLVQKALREIEALEIYSNPGNTPTPTMLHLQPCHSPVWDTALTINALIERGLALDHSSLQHADAWLRARQCQKVGDWAVSAPKARAGGWAFQFENEWYPDVDDTAAVVTGLAKINSADVFGSDEVLQRGFRWALALQGSDGGWGAYDKDNNKLIFNKIPFADHQALLDPSTADLTGRCLEMLGTLGYDQSHPAVNPAIEFLRKEQEPNGSWYGRWGVNYIYGTWCVLSGLRAIGIDMTVPWIQQAVIWLESVQNSDGGWGESCDSYADVEKAGRGESAASQTAWALMALLQAGESDSISVVRGVNWLIRHQRENGVWDEPFHTGTGFPRVFYLRYHGYFKYFPIWALGMYRNVKITGEARADQLRKAAQVARRQSKLV from the coding sequence ATGAAGTTGCTCAAGCAATTCTTAGTACGGTTATCGGGGAATATCTTTGAGACCCTGAATCCAAAGTTGGGACCCTATCGTGTAAAGCAAAAGCCACCGCCCCTTAAGCTGGTTTCCCATAACCTTCATCCGGAGGTTTCTCAGGATCGTACCCTCCAACGAACAGCCAATCTTGGCCATATGAGTGCTCTGGAATCAGCTCTTCAAAAAGGGGAAGACTGGTTACTGAACATGCAAGATCCTGAACAGGGATTTTGGGTTGAGGAGTTGGAAGCGGATACGACCCTGACCTCTGAGTATGTGATGCTTCGACGGTTTCTGGATGTGGTTGATCTGGATCGAGAGCGGAAAGCTATTCGGTATTTACTTCATACTCATCTCGAGGATGGGGGTTGGCCCATTTTTTTCGGAGGGCCTGCAGATATCAGTGCATCTGTAAAGGCCTATTTTGCGCTTAAGCTGGCAGGGGTTTCTCCTGATGAGCCCGTGATGCAACGTGCGAGAAGTTTCATCCTCGGCAAGGGTGGTGTCGTTCAGGCCAATGTCTTCACCAAAATCACCTTAGCATTATTCGGGCAATATGATTGGCGCGGGATACCGTGTATGCCTCCAGAAATATTTTTAGCCCCTCAATGGTTTTATTTTAATTTATATGCCGTTTCATATTGGTCCCGTGCAGTCATTATCCCGCTTTTAATTATTTTTGCCCATCGACCTATGTGCACCATCTCCAAGGAACAAGGGATTGATGAACTTTTTCTTCAGCCTCGTCAGGAGGTGGACTATGCTCATGTGCCACCGTTGCACAGGGATTCCACCCTGATAAGCTGGCGGAATTTTTTTGTTTGGGTCGATGGGCTGCTTCGTTTATATGAGGCCTATCACATAAAGGCCCTCCGGAAAAAAGCTTTGAGTAGCGTACAGTCTTGGATGCTTGAACATATGGGTGGAGAGGGAGGATTGGGAGCCATCTATCCGGCAATGGCCTATTCGGTTTTTGCCCTTCGAGCTTTGGGATACTCTACCGATCATCCGTTGGTTCAAAAAGCATTGAGGGAAATAGAAGCACTTGAAATTTACTCGAATCCCGGTAATACCCCAACGCCCACTATGCTGCATTTACAGCCTTGTCATTCTCCAGTTTGGGATACAGCCTTGACGATTAATGCGTTGATCGAACGGGGCCTTGCGCTGGACCATTCCTCATTGCAACATGCGGATGCTTGGTTGCGAGCCCGTCAGTGTCAAAAAGTAGGAGATTGGGCGGTGTCGGCTCCAAAAGCTCGGGCTGGTGGATGGGCGTTCCAATTTGAAAATGAATGGTATCCCGATGTCGATGATACCGCGGCTGTGGTGACGGGGTTGGCCAAGATTAATTCTGCCGACGTGTTCGGTTCAGATGAGGTCCTTCAACGAGGGTTCCGATGGGCTTTGGCGTTACAGGGGTCAGATGGTGGTTGGGGCGCATATGATAAGGATAACAATAAATTAATTTTTAACAAGATTCCTTTTGCGGATCATCAGGCTCTTTTGGATCCCAGTACGGCCGATTTAACCGGTCGCTGCTTGGAAATGTTAGGAACGTTAGGGTACGACCAGTCTCACCCTGCCGTGAACCCCGCAATTGAGTTCTTACGCAAGGAGCAAGAGCCAAACGGAAGTTGGTATGGCCGATGGGGGGTCAATTATATTTATGGGACGTGGTGTGTCCTTTCAGGCCTTCGTGCAATAGGCATTGATATGACGGTGCCGTGGATCCAGCAGGCAGTGATTTGGCTAGAGTCCGTTCAGAACTCTGATGGGGGTTGGGGGGAATCCTGTGATTCCTACGCTGATGTGGAGAAGGCCGGGCGAGGAGAAAGTGCCGCATCTCAAACCGCCTGGGCCCTCATGGCCCTGCTTCAAGCTGGAGAATCGGACTCCATAAGTGTTGTCAGGGGAGTCAATTGGCTCATTCGCCATCAACGTGAGAATGGAGTTTGGGATGAGCCGTTTCATACGGGTACCGGGTTCCCCAGGGTCTTTTATTTACGGTATCATGGGTATTTTAAATATTTCCCCATCTGGGCCCTGGGTATGTACCGGAATGTAAAAATAACCGGGGAAGCAAGGGCCGATCAATTACGAAAGGCCGCCCAAGTGGCCAGACGCCAGAGTAAGCTTGTGTAA
- the mlaD gene encoding outer membrane lipid asymmetry maintenance protein MlaD produces the protein MERGKLELIVGIFVLVGVICLGYLAIKLGKLELVGGDYYELQAEFSSTSGLKNGASVEIAGVEVGRVKKIGLNDDRAQVVLAIQDGITVFDDAIASIKTRGIIGEKFMELSPGGAGERLKTGGTIVDTESGIDLEQVISQFIHGNVE, from the coding sequence ATGGAACGTGGAAAACTTGAATTAATCGTCGGAATATTTGTGTTAGTGGGGGTCATCTGCCTTGGGTATTTGGCGATCAAACTTGGAAAGCTTGAGCTGGTTGGAGGGGATTATTACGAACTCCAGGCAGAATTTTCTTCCACTTCCGGGTTGAAAAACGGCGCGTCGGTAGAAATCGCCGGAGTAGAGGTGGGCCGTGTAAAAAAAATCGGACTGAACGACGATCGGGCTCAAGTGGTCCTAGCGATTCAGGATGGGATCACGGTGTTTGACGATGCGATTGCTTCAATCAAGACTCGTGGCATTATCGGAGAAAAATTCATGGAATTATCTCCCGGCGGGGCGGGCGAACGTTTGAAGACTGGTGGAACCATTGTGGACACTGAATCTGGAATTGACCTAGAGCAGGTGATTAGTCAATTTATCCATGGCAATGTTGAGTGA